In Bos indicus isolate NIAB-ARS_2022 breed Sahiwal x Tharparkar chromosome 19, NIAB-ARS_B.indTharparkar_mat_pri_1.0, whole genome shotgun sequence, the following proteins share a genomic window:
- the PFN1 gene encoding profilin-1: MAGWNAYIDNLMADGTCQDAAIVGYKDSPSVWAAVPGKTFVNITPAEVGILVGKDRSSFFVNGLTLGGQKCSVIRDSLLQDGEFTMDLRTKSTGGAPTFNITVTMTAKTLVLLMGKEGVHGGMINKKCYEMASHLRRSQY; the protein is encoded by the exons ATGGCCGGGTGGAACGCCTACATCGACAACCTCATGGCGGACGGGACCTGTCAGGACGCAGCCATCGTGGGCTATAAGGACTCGCCCTCCGTCTGGGCCGCCGTCCCCGGCAAGACCTTCGTCAACATCACG CCTGCTGAGGTCGGTATCCTGGTTGGCAAAGACCGGTCAAGTTTTTTCGTGAACGGGCTAACACTTGGGGGCCAGAAATGTTCTGTGATCCGGGACTCACTGCTGCAGGATGGAGAATTTACCATGGATCTTCGTACCAAGAGCACCGGTGGAGCCCCAACCTTCAATATCACGGTCACCATGACTGCCAAGA cGCTAGTCCTGCTGATGGGCAAAGAAGGTGTCCACGGCGGTATGATCAACAAGAAATGTTATGAAATGGCTTCTCACCTGCGGCGTTCCCAGTACTGA